DNA from Pseudomonas putida:
GGCTAGACTGCCGGGCATGACCCAGCCTACCCCCGATACGCCCATCACCCTGACTTTCAGCGCCCTGCAGCAGTGGCATGCAGCCTTGCAGCACGCCTTCGCCCACAGCGACACGGCCGATGCCCTGGCCCATCTGGGCGCCGCGCTCGGCCAGCTGGTGTCGGTCGAATCGATGATGATCAGCTTGGAATGCCGGGGGCGGGCACCACGGTTGCTCTACCAGCAGGGCATCCCGGAATGCCACCGCGATGCAGTGCTTAATCGGTATTTCGCCGCAGGCTACCTGCTCGACCCGTTCTGCCTGGCGGTGGAAAACGGGTTGGCCGAGGGTTTCTATCATCTGGCCGACATCGCGCCGGACAACTTCTTCGACAGCGACTATTACAAAGCCTATTACCTGGGCACCGGTTGCAGCGAAGACAGCTACTTCATCGCCGACATCGCCGAGGACCGCAAAGTCTCCCTGAGCCTGTTCCAGGGCTGCAGCGGCACGCGCCTGAGCGCTGCGCAACTGGACCTGCTGCGGGCAGTGGAGCCGATGGTGCGCGAACTGCTGGGGCGCTATGCCCGTGCGCACCTGTTGGAAGCCCCTCAAGCTAACGAGCCCGGCGACCTGCAGGCGGCGTTCGACAGTTTCGGCTGCCAGGTGCTCACCGACCGGGAGCGCGAAGTGGCGCACATGATCCTGCGCGGGCACTCGGTCAAGTCCACGGCCATCGAGCTGGGGATCTCACCGGAAACAGTGCGCATGCACCGCAAGAACCTCTATCTCAAGCTTGAGATCAATTCCCAATCGGAGCTGTTCGCCCGTTTCATCGACTGGTTGCGCCAGGGCTGACCCGCGCAGTCTCTTCAGCGGTGCTGGCGAGAAAGGCGTTGATCTGTTCGGCGGCGGCCTGTGGGTGTTCCCAGGCCAGGTTGTGACCGGCATCGGCGAAGGCGTGGAACCTGGCCTGAGGCAGGGCCTGTCGTAGCGCGGTTTGGGCATTGGCGTCGAACAGCGAATCCTGGCTGCCATGCAGGATCAACACAGGTGCCTTGAGTTTGGGCAAGTCACGGCCGAATTCGGTGACCTGCAAGGCGTGCAGCACGCCACGCCAGACCTGCAAGGGCACGGCAGCGCTTTCGACCCGCTCCCGAGCGATGAAGTCCGCATCGACCGGCAGCGGGTTGGCGTACCACTCACGCATGAAGGGCGAGTCGGGGTCGATCGGTGCCTTGAGCGCGGCGATCTGGGTGGCCAGCCAACTGCCTTCCTGGCTCAACTCGGTGGTGGAGCCGGTACTGGATACCAGCACCACTTTGTCGACGCGCTCGGGGTATTGCTCGGCCAAGGTCTGGGCGAGGATGCTGCCCAGCGAGTGCCCCACCAGGCTGGCCTTGGCGATGCCCAAGCGGTCGAGCAGCAGGCGGATGTCATAGGCCATGTCGTTCAGGGCGTAGCAGCATTCGGGCGCGCTGCTGCGGCCATGGCCACGCAGGTCGACGGCGATGATCCGGTAGCGCGCGTCCAGGTAAGGCAGGGTCAAGCTCCAGGAGCGGGCATTGTCGGTGAACCCATGCAGCAGCACCAAGGCCGGGCCTTTCGGATCGCCGGCCTCGTAGTAGGCCAGGGTGGTGCCGTTGGGCAGCAAGGCCTGCTGCTTTTGGCTGGCGAAGCGTTGTTGATCGATCGGTTGTGGCTGGGCATGGCCTTGGGTGGCGAACACGCTCACGGCCAGCAGCAGAGCAGGGGTCAGGCGCATCATGTTGTCTCCAGTCTCCAGGGGGCTGGCCAGGACTATTGTTTTTCTTGAGCGGTGGATCGGTTCCGTTAACGACAAAGGCGCTGTCAATGCTCGCCAAACATACCTGTGGGCGACATGTGTCGTTTCTGGAGTCGCGTTGTGCCTGCATTCGGGCATTCAATGTGCTGCCGGGCTGTCTGTGTGGGAGCTTCTGTGTCTTCGCATCTCTATGACCCAGTCGATCACGACGCGCTACGCGCCGCCTACCTCAAGGTCGCCGACCCGCCCAGCGGGCCGGACCCTGCGCTTGAGGGCATCATGGAGGGCTTACCACCGCCTGCGGATAGACGCGTGGGGCGGCACAACTGGCTGGCCTATCCCTACAGCACCTGGGCGTTTCGCAATGTCAGCAAGTTGTTTCCCACTGAGGCGATCCGCCGCGAAGGCGCAACTCCCGCCCCCTCGCGCCATACCCCCTGGCCCCTGGAAGACCTGGCCTTCGACAGCGTCTGTGGCCTGAGGGTGACCTTGGACATGCACCTGCGAGCCAGCCAGACCTGTGGCCTGCTGGTGATCCGTAACGGTGCGGTGGTCTTCGAACGCACCTACAACGGCCTGCAGGTGGGCGATCGCCATGCCTGGTTCTCGGTGAGCCAGGTGCTGGTCGGGCTGATCGTCGAGGAGCTGATCTACCGCGGCGCCCTGAGCCACGACACCCAGGTGGCGCAGCTGATTCCCGACCTGGCTGGCACCGCCTACGCCAGTGCCAGCGTTGGCCATTTGCTGGACATGGCGGTGGGCGTCGACTACCGCGAGGACTACACCGACCCGACCTCGCACGCTTCGCATTACACCTACGCCAGCGGGTTGATCCGCCCAGCTGACGGGCAGGTGTGCGCGCAGTCACTGCACAGCTACCTGCTGTCGCTGCGTCAGAACCGCGCCCACGGTGGATTCTTCCAGTACGTGACGGCCAACAGCGAGGTGCTGGGCTGGGTCGCCGAGGTGGTCACGGGGCTTGCGTTTCCACGGCTGGTGCAGCGGCTATGGCGCAGCCTGGGGTGCGAGGATGACGGCTTGTACATCACCGATGCCTGGGGGCGGGGCATTACCGGAGCAGGGGTGTGTTCCACCCTGGCGGACCTGGGGCGCGTCGGCTTGCTGCTGGCGAACAAGGGGCGGTTGGACAATCGCCAGGTCCTGCCGGCGAAGCTCTTCGAGCGGATCCTGGCCAGCGCCGAGCCTGCGTACCTGCGCGACAATTGCGATTACAGCCGCTGGCTGCCGGGCGGTGCCTACAAGAGCCAGTTCTACGTGCTGGACGACCGCGCCCTGATGGGCAGCGGCATCCACGGCCAGTACCTGTATGCCGATACCCGCACGCAAACGGTAGTCGTCAAGTTCTCCGCGGCCCGGGAGGCGGCAGGGCTGCTGGACATCGACACGGTGAGGCTGCTGCGGCTGATCGCCGACCTGCAGGTCTGATGATGCGCTCGCCGTTTATGGGGGAGACTGTCTTTCGTGGCTTGCACGGGTTGGTTCGCGGGTAAACCCGCTCCTACAGGTACCGCGGTGCTGTCCAGAGCACCGATGGACCCGGCGGGGGCGGGCTCAGTCGCGAATGCGGCGGCGGCCTTGGTGGGCAGGGATCAGTTGCGATCCAGCCAGACGGTCTGCACGTTGCAGAACTCGCGCACACCAAAGTGCGACAGTTCACGACCGAAACCGCTCTTCTTCACACCGCCGAAGGCCACGCGTGGGTCGGAGGCGCAGTAGCCGTTGATGAACACGCCACCGGTGTCCAGGGCGGCGGTCATGCGCTCGGCCAGGGCGAGGTCGGCGGTGTAGATGGTCGAGGCCAGGCCGAATTCGCTGTCGTTGGCCAGTTCCACTGCATGGTCGGCATCGCGGGCGGTGATGATCGCAGCAATTGGGCCGAACAGCTCTTGCTTGAAAGCGGTCATCTCGGGGGTGACATCGCCGAACACGGTGGGCTCGTAGTAGTTGCCCACGCCTTCGGCCTTGTTGCCGCCGAGCAGCAGGGTGGCGCCTTCGGCCAGGGTCGCCTGGACTTGGCCGTCGAGCTCATCGCGCAGGTCGAAGCGGGCCATGGGGCCGATGTAGGTATCGTCGTGCAGCGGGTTACCCACTTTCAGTTCACGGGTCGCCTCGACGAACTTGCGGGTGAATGCCTCGACGACGCCTTGCTCGACGATCATGCGCTTGGCGGCGGCGCAGACCTGCCCGGTGTTCTGGTAACGGCCGATGACGGCAGCCTTGACCGCCGCGTCCAGGTCGGCGTCGGCCAGGACGATGAATGGGTCCGAGCCGCCCAGTTCCAGCACGCATTTTTTCAGCGCCGCGCCGGCCTGGGCACCGATGGCCATGCCGGCCCGTACGCTGCCGGTGAGTGTGACGGCGGCGATGCGTGGGTCATTGATGGCCCGGGTGACGCCCTCTGGAGTGACGTTGATCACTTCGAACACGCCTTCGGGCAGCCCGGCCTGCTTGAAGGTTTCGAGCAGCAGGTAAGCGCTGCCCATCACGTTCGGGGCATGCTTGAGGACATAGGTGTTGCCGGCCAGCAGCGCGGGCACGGCGCCACGCAGGACCTGCCAGATCGGGAAGTTCCACGGCATCACGGCCAGGATCGGCCCCATCGGACGGTACTCGATGCGGGCTTTCTCGATCTGGGTCGGCTCCGGCGCAAGCATGGCCGGACCGTGTTCGGCGTACCACTGGCACAGGCCGATGCACTTGCTCACTTCACCACGGGCCTGGGTGATCGGCTTGCCGATCTCGCGGGTGATCATCTGGGCGAAGGCTTCGTGATTGGCTTGCAGGGCGCCTGCCAGGGCGAGCAGGTATTCACTGCGCTGACCCAGCGACACCTGGCGCCACCGGCCAAAGCCTTGCTTGGCGCGTTGCAGCGCCGCTTCCAGTGCGGCGTCGGTGTCGAAGGCGTAATGGCCGATCCGTTCACCGCTGTGCGGGTCGACGGAAATGGCATGGGTCAGGCTGCTGATCTCGCTCATGGCGGGTTCCTCGTTGTTGTATCCGACTGAGGCTCAGACTAGTGGTGTGCGGTTTTAATGAAAACTGAATAATAATGAGCGAAACATTCACGAATGGAGAAAGACCGTGGACCTGGTGCAACTGGAAATCTTCAAGGCCGTGGCCGAGCACGGCAGCATCAGTGCTGCGGCGCAGCAGATCCATCGCGTTCCGTCCAACCTGACCACGCGTATCAAGCAACTGGAAGAGGACTTGGGCGTCGAGCTGTTCATCCGGGAAAAAAGCCGGCTGCGGCTGTCGCCGGCGGGTTGGAACTTTCTCGAGTACACCCGGCGTATCCTCGATCTGGTGCACGAGGCGCGTTTGACCGTGGCCGGCGAGGATCCCCAGGGCACCTTTGCCCTGGGATCGCTGGAAAGCACGGCGGCGGTGCGCATTCCCGGGCTGCTGGCGGCCTACAACCAGCGTTTTCCCAAGGTCGACCTGGACCTGTCCACCGGCCCGTCGGGCACCATGCTCGAAGGGGTGCTGTCCGGGCGCCTGGTGGCGGCGTTCGTCGACGGTCCGGTGCTGCATCCCACCCTTGAAGGCATGCCGGTATTCGAGGAGGAAATGGTCATCATCGCGCCGCTCAATCATGCTCCGGTGAGCCGTGCCCGCGATGTGAACGGGGAGAGCATCTATGCCTTCCGGGCCAACTGCTCCTATCGCCATCATTTCGAAAACTGGTTTGTCCAGGACCAGGCGGTGCCGGGCAAGATCCATGAGATGGAGTCCTACCACGGCATGCTGGCCTGCGTAAGCGCCGGTGCCGGCCTGGCCTTGATGCCACGCAGCATGCTCGACAGCATGCCAGGCTGCAGCACGGTGAGCGTCTGGCCGTTGTCGGAGGATTTTCGCTACCTCAAGACCTGGCTGGTGTGGCGCCGGGGCACGGTCTCGCGCAGCCTGAGCATGTTCGTCAAGCTGCTGGAGGAGCGGCGCACGGCCTGACCGACGGCCACCCCCGGGCCGAACACCACTGGCGACGTGGCGTCGAACATTGTGTAGACCATCCCCTCGAAGGGAGGAATGCACCATGCGCAAACACCATTACGGGCTGTGCGCCGCCTTGCTGGTGGCCTTGGCCTTGCCTTGGACCCTCGCCGCTGCGGCCGACCTGAACGCGCCGATCGATCCGCAGGCCGTACAGTTGCAACCGCAGGAGCAGAACGGCGTGCGTTACCTGCAAGGCGGAATCGGCCAGGATGAAGCCAATGCCTTGCGTCGCACCACCGGCTACGACCTGCACGTCACCTTGTCCGTTGGCGCGGACGACAAGTTCCAGAGTGGCGCCACGGTGGATATCCAGAACGCCCAAGGCCAGCCGGTGCTGGCGTTGCAGGATGTCGGCCCACTGTTATTCGTGCAATTGCCGCCAGGGCAGTACCGGGTCACCGGCAATGCCGATGGGCAGACCGTGCAGCAACAGGTGACGGTGAGCGGCAAATCCCCCGCCAATGTGAGCCTTCACTGGCAGTGAAGAGCCCTTGAATGCGTAGGAGTACATTTGTACCCCTACGGGAATCAGCCTATAGGCCAGATCGTGGCCTCCTGCAGGAGGAAGCGATCGGGCCTATATTTTTTGAACGATCCTGATTCCGCGTCCTTCTGATATTTCAGCAGAGCGCCTGCCGGAGCATGGCCATGAACCTGGAAACTCAGTTGAAATCGCTGGATGAATGCGGCTACGTACTGATTCCAGGCGTTCTGGAGCCACTGCGCGTTGCCCTGCTGCGCTGCGCCATCGACGAGTTGCAGCCGCTTCATTGGGATTACCAAGGGCTGTTGGAACACTACAAATGTGTGTTCAACCGCAATCCGCTGTGGTTGTCGTTCCTGGACCTTCCGCCATTGATCGATCTGGCCGAGGCCGTCCTGGGGCACGACTGCCACGTGATCGGCCAGACAGCCTGGCGCAGCCATCCCGGCTACCCCGGAATGGGGCTGCACCTGGATTACCTGCCGCTGGAGTTGCCGGACTGGATCCGCGCCCGCAAGGACTACTGCCAGCCGGTCCAGATACTCACAGCGCAGTTGTATCTGTGCGATGTCGATGAGTCCGTTGGCCCGACGCGCATCGTGCCAGGTAGCCACTTCGCCGGCCGCCCGCCTCAGGAGGGCGAGGACAGCTGGCTGGGGCAGGGCGCCAGGGAGATACGCTGCCATGCCGGTGATGCGCTGGTGTTTCGCAGTGACCTGTGGCACGGCGGTGGTGCCAATCACAGTGCAGGGGATACGCGCGACATGCTGCAAGTGCACTATGGCCGGCGTATGGTCGCGCAGAAGTTCTCGCCCTATTTGACCTGGCACTTCAACCCTGACGTGCTGGAAGAGGCGACGCCCCGGCAGCGGCGTTTGTTGGGTGAGCACGAGGAGTCGGTGTATGACTGAGGGGCCTGCCGACAGCCTCTGCGGGAGGCAAATTAGTCGGCATGTTTAAGGTAATTCTGAGGGGCCTTTTGGCGCTGCGATATAAAAATTCTGCGCAGCGCCTGGATTATTTACAAATGTGCAACAGAGTGTTTTATCCGTAGGTGGCAAACAACCTTTCAACTTTTTGTTTGATTGGCCGATAATCCAAAAAGTATTACGTCTTGTAACGTGGTTGGATGCACGCGATTCAGGACACTAAAAAGGAGGGGCAAAAGCCCCCCATTTGGAATCAAGCCGGCAGATAGTGCGCTGGCTTGTCCGTGAAGACCATCAGGAGATTCATAGATGAAAACCCGTCTCGCCGCTTCGCTGGCCGCCGCCGTCCTGGCTTTCGCCGGCGCCAACATGGCCCAGGCCGCACAAGTGTCCGGCGCCGTTGGCGCCACCGGCCAAGGCGACATGACCTACCGTATCGGCCTGTCGTTCGACTGGGACAAGAAGTGGTTCGAAAGCAACACCGGCCACCTGACCGGTTACTGGGATGCGGCCTACACCTATTGGGAAGGCGGCGAAGCCAGCGGGGCGCACTCGCTGTCGTTCAGCCCGGTATTCGTCTATGAGTTCAGCGGTTTTACCTATACGCCGTTCATTGAAGCCGGTATTGGTCTTGCAGCCTTCTCCAAGACCGATGTGGGTGATCAGCGCCTGGGCTCTTCGGTCAACTTCGAAGACCGCATCGGCTTTGGTCTGAAGTTGCCAGCCGAACAGAAGATCGGCGTGCGTGCGATGCACTATTCCAACGCCGGCCTCAAGCAGCCTAACGACGGCATCGAGTCCTACTCGCTGTACTACAGCAAGGGCTTCTGATCCCCATCGAGCAGTAGCGCGGCTGCAGGAGCGCTACGCGTTGCCTGGCACCGGCTGCGCCGGTCTTCGCGGGTAAACCCGCTCCTACAGGGATCACCGCCAATCCTCTGGGAGCGGGTTTACCCGCAGAAAGGCCAGCGCAGGCAACGCGAGACAACGGCTTTAGCACGCCTGCAACGTCTCTGCATGTCAGCGCACCGCCTTGATCGCCAGCACATTGCACAGCGGATGCTCCACCACATGGGCGGTGGTGCCGCCGAGGAAGGTCTGCATCGCATCGTGACGATGGCTGCCCATGACGATCACATCGGCCCGGCTGTGGCTGACGAACTGGGCAATCGCGCGGATGGCCGGCCCTTCGAGAAAATGCCGACGCTCAAGATCGATCTGATGATGATCGCCCAGGCGGTTGAACGCCGCGCGTTGGGCCGTGCGTACGCTGCCGTCGAAGCCTGGCATGGTCACGGTACCGGCGCCGAAGTCGGCGATATGGGTCTTGGCCGCGTCGCAGACGTGCAACAGGTGCAACTCGGCGTTGCATTGCAGGGCCAGGGCATGGGCGCAGTGGATGACCTGTTCGTCCAGGTGCTCGCCGGCACCATGGCAGTTGAGATCGACCGCCGCGGCGATCTGCCGGGGCAGGGGCAGGCGGATGTCGCTGACCAAGTGCACGGCCACAGGGCTGTCCTTGAGCAACTGCCAGTCCAGCGGTGTCACCAACAGGCGTTTGAGTACGGGTTCGTGCTGCACGTCCTTGATCAGCAAGTCGCAACCCAGGCGCTCCACCTGCTCCAGCACGCTGCCCAGCGGGTCGCGGGTCAGCAGCAACTCGGTGGACACATCCAGTCCGGCGTTGCGTAACTGCTCGACTTCATCGGCCAGCCACTGACGGTTGTGCTCAAGCAGCCGCTCACGCTCGCGGCTGTCGCTCATCAGACCAAAGGTGTCGATATCGTCAACGAACACGTTGATATCCAGCAGGGCTCCGCTGGATTCGGCCAGCGCCGCGGCCCGTTGCAGGGCAGGTGTATGGCGCATCTGGGGGCCGAGCATCACGAACAATCGCTTGAACTGGCTCATCTCATACCTCCACGTGTGGCAGCCCCCAAACTGCCCGTGCCGGTTTACGCGCCAAGCGGCGCCCAAGTTTCTCTCTCAGTCTAGACGCTGGTGGCTGATGGGCCCTGCGCCGATGCCTCCAGTGCCCGGTGACTGGGGTATGATGCGTGCCTTTTCTCCTACATCGAGGCCCGATCCATGTCCCTGAGCGTTGAACAGATTGGCGAATTCCGCGCCTTCGCCGAGCAGTTGGCCGATGCCGCCGCTGCGGCGATCAAGCCGTATTTCCGTGCAAGCCTGGACGTCGAGGACAAGGGCGGGCGCTTGTACGACCCGGTGACCGTGGCCGACAAGGCCGCTGAAGAGGCCATGCGTGAGCAGATCCAGGCACGCTACCCGGCCCATGGCATTCTCGGGGAAGAGCAAGGCGTGGCCACAGGCAGCAGCCCGTTGACCTGGGTGTTGGACCCGATCGACGGTACCCGCGCGTTCATCACCGGCCTGCCGCTGTGGGGCACGCTGATCGCCCTGAACGACGGCGAACGCCCGGTGGTGGGGGTGATGAATCAGCCGTTCACCGGCGAGCGCTTCGTCGGCACCCCAGAGGGCGCCTGGCGCAGCGGCACGCCGCTCAAGACCCGCGCCTGCGCCGATCTGGCTTCGGCAACCTTGATGTGCACCACCCCGGACATGTTCGACACCCCTGAGCGCAAGGCGGCCTTCGAGGCGGTGGCCGGCAAGGCGCGGCTGATGCGTTATGGCGGCGACTGCTATGCCTACTGCATGCTGGCCTCGGGCTTTGTCGATGTGATCGTCGAAGCGAGCCTGCAGCCGTATGACGTACAGGCGCTGATGCCGATCATCGAAGGCGCAGGCGGTGTGATCACGGCCTGGGACGGCAGCTCGGCGCAGAATGGCGGCTGTGTGGTGGCCTGTGGCGATCCGGTGCTGCATGCGCAGGTGATCGAAATGCTGCGCCACGCGATGTGATCGCTTCGCGGGTGAACCCGCTTGGTTCTGCGGTGCTTCCAACAACACCGCTGTACCTGTGGGAGCGGGTTCATCCGCGAAGAGGTCGGTGCAAGCAACACAAGGCCGTTGTTCTCTCAAACGTTTCGCTTGCCCACCGCACTTTTCTCCATTCGCACGCTCTATCAATGGCCAGGCTGAGCCGATGCCCGACCCAGCCGTTGATCCCAGACCCCGGTGCCGATGGTTGTTCCACTGTTCAAACCCTTCTACCGCCTGCTCCTGGCAGCTACCTTGATCGCCCTGTGCGCCTGCACCCAGGAGCAGGGGCGCGACATCCTCACCCAGTTCGGTGACGGCAAACCCAGCGAGCTGTTCCAGACCAGCGTCGACCGCATGGCGACCATCGCCATGCGCGACAATCTGCAGAGCCTGTACCTGCTGATGAACAAGCTCTACCAGCGCAACCCCAACCAATGGAAGCAGTCGGGCTACCTCGATGCCGCCACCGCCGAGCGGCAGATTCGCCTGGCCATCGAGCAGCGCCAGCCTTTGGCCCAGTTGGGCGATCGGCGCGACCTGGCGGCGTTGAGCTACGCCTTGAGTCCTGAGTTTCGCGGCGACCGGGTCGGTGCCTTCATCTATGCCATCGGCAGCATGCTGATCACCGCCCACGGCGGGCGCACCGAGTTCTACATGACCGACACCATCGACCCGCTGTTCGTCAACAACGCCGCCCGTAACATCGAAAAAGCCACGTGGATGCTGAGCCAACGCCAGGACGCCAACGGCGTGCTGCTGTTGTTCTCCAACGAAATATCCGAAGAGGGCAGCAACCTGAGCTTCGCCGTGGAGTTCGGCAAGATCGTCGCGCGCCTGGACCTGTTGGCCCAGATGCTCGACGAACGCTACCGGCGGATCGGCCTGAACTACGCGCAAAGCTTGCTGTTGCTGAACTTCCTGCCGGTGCAGTAGGCCATCGATGAGCGGGTGTCATGGGCTCTGCTGCCAGCCAAGCACTACGCCCCGTTCCGTGCCCTTGTAGGAGCGGCCTGTGCCGCTTCTACAGAAAGCGAGGTGTTCGATTATCGAACTCAGAGGGTAGGCGCCTGTCCGCTATCCGCACGGCGTTTGCTTTGGTCGCATTGCCTAAGGCCCGGCTTTTTGATTATGTGTCGCGAACAGTACGCCGATGGTCGCCTACCCACATGCACCCTCCATCGGCTCGATAGACTGACCGTGAACGACCGCAACCACTGGCCCCAGTGCCCGTAGGACGCGGCGACCAGAACAATAACGAAGCCGAGTGCCTTGCCTATGGAAAGCCGCCTGTTGAGCGAGCGCAGCAGCGTGTTTCATCGCGCCGACCCTTATGTCGTGTCCGACTACGTCAACCGGCACGTGGGCCAGCATTGCATCGGCCTGTCCCGTACCACCCATCCTCAATCCAGCCTCAGCCACCGCAAGATGGCCGAGCTCGACCTGTGCCGCATCAGCTACGGCGGCAGCGTGCGGGTCACATCGCCTGCGCTGGAGACCATCTTTCACCTGCAGATCCTGCTCAACGGCAACTGCCTGTGGCGGGGGCATCAGCGCGAGCATTACCTGGTGCCGGGCGAGCTGCTGCTGATCAACCCGGATGAGCCGGTGGACCTGACCTATTCGGAGGACTGCGAGAAGTTCATCCTCAAAGTACCTACCCATCTGCTCGACTCGATCTGTGACGAGCAGCGCTGGCAGCGGCCCAGCGGCGGGGTGCGTTTCCTGCGCAATCATTACCGGCTGGAGGAGCTCGATGGCTTCGTCAACCTGCTGTCGATGGTGTGCCATGAGGCCGAGGTGAGCGATTCGCTGCCCAGGGTGCAGGGCCACTACAGCCAGATCGTCGCCAGCAAGCTATTGACGCTGATGAGCACCAATGTCCAGCGCGAACCCCTGGGCGCGGCGGGTGCGAGCCTGGAGCGCATCCTCGAACACATCGACCGCCACCTCAAGCTCGAACTCACCGCCGAAGGGCTGGCCGAGCAGGCCTGCATGAGCGTGCGCTCGCTGTATGCGTTGTTCGACCGCCACCTGGGCACCACGCCCAAGCAGTACATCCGTCAACGCAAGCTTGAGCAGGTCCATGCCTGCCTGCGCGATGCCAGCTGTTCGGTGCGCAATGTCACTGAGCTGGCGATGGACTATGGGTTCCTGCACCTGGGTCGGTTCTCCGAGCACTACCGGCAACGCTTCGGCGAGCTGCCGTCCGAGACCCTCAAGCGCCGCAACTGACCTCCGCTCGCGGGCTGGCCCGCGATTGCGCAAGCCCATACAGACAACGCGCCGACCTGTCTGCACAAAGTGGATAGCACTCTGCACGATCCGGATATTGCCCCCGCCGCCCAATCCCTAACCTGACCTGGCCTGAACAATAACAATGGAGACCCTGGCCATGTCCCTGGGATTCGACTACCTCAATGCCATGCTCGAGGACGATCGGGAAAAAGGTGTCTACCGCTGCAAGCGGGAGATGTTCACCGACCCGCGCCTGTTCGACCTGGAGATGAAACACATCTTCGAGGGCAACTGGATCTATCTGGCCCATGAAAGCCAGATCCCCGAGAAAAACGACTTCCTCACCCTGACCATGGGGCGCCAGCCGATCTTCATCGCGCGCAACAAGGACGGTGAGCTCAATGCCTTCCTCAATGCCTGCAGCCACCGCGGTGCCATGCTCTGCCGTCACAAACGCGGCAACCGCTCAAGCTACACCTGCCCGTTCCACGGCTGGACCTTCAACAACAGCGGTAAGCTGCTCAAGGTCAAGGATCCGGCCAACGCCGGCTACCCCGACAGCTTTAACTGCGACGGCTCCCACGACCTGACCAAGGTCGCCCGCTTCGAGTCCTACCGCGGCTTTCTGTTCGGCAGCCTCAACGCGGATGTCAAACCGCTGCGCGAGCACCTGGGCGAGTCGGCCAAGATCATCGACATGATCGTCGACCAGTCCCCCGAGGGCCTGGAAGTGCTGCGCGGTTCGAGCTCGTACATCTATGAAGGCAACTGGAAGCTCACCGCCGAGAACGGCGCCGACGGCTACCACGTCAGCTCCGTGCACTGGAACTACGCCGCCACCCAGAACCAGCGCAAGCAGCGCGAGGCCGGGGACGAGATCAAGACCATGAGTGCCGGCGCCTGGGCCAAGCAGGGCGGGGGGTTCTATTCCTTCGACCACGGCCACCTGTTGCTGTGGACCCGCTGGGCCAACCCCGAGGACCGTCCGGCCTACGAGCGCCGCGAACAACTGGCCGCCGATTTCGGTCAGGCCCGCGCCGACTGGATGATCGAAAACTCGCGCAACCTGTGCTTGTACCCCAACGTGTACCTGATGGATCAGTTCAGCTCGCAGATCCGCGTGGCCCGGCCGATCTCGGTGAACAAGACCGAGATCACCATCTACTGCATCGCGCCCAAGGGCGAGAGCGCCGAGGCGCGGGCCAAGCGCATCCGCCAGTACGAGGACTTCTTCAACGTCAGTGGCATGGCCACCCCGGATGACCTGGA
Protein-coding regions in this window:
- a CDS encoding helix-turn-helix domain-containing protein; the protein is MTQPTPDTPITLTFSALQQWHAALQHAFAHSDTADALAHLGAALGQLVSVESMMISLECRGRAPRLLYQQGIPECHRDAVLNRYFAAGYLLDPFCLAVENGLAEGFYHLADIAPDNFFDSDYYKAYYLGTGCSEDSYFIADIAEDRKVSLSLFQGCSGTRLSAAQLDLLRAVEPMVRELLGRYARAHLLEAPQANEPGDLQAAFDSFGCQVLTDREREVAHMILRGHSVKSTAIELGISPETVRMHRKNLYLKLEINSQSELFARFIDWLRQG
- a CDS encoding alpha/beta fold hydrolase; protein product: MMRLTPALLLAVSVFATQGHAQPQPIDQQRFASQKQQALLPNGTTLAYYEAGDPKGPALVLLHGFTDNARSWSLTLPYLDARYRIIAVDLRGHGRSSAPECCYALNDMAYDIRLLLDRLGIAKASLVGHSLGSILAQTLAEQYPERVDKVVLVSSTGSTTELSQEGSWLATQIAALKAPIDPDSPFMREWYANPLPVDADFIARERVESAAVPLQVWRGVLHALQVTEFGRDLPKLKAPVLILHGSQDSLFDANAQTALRQALPQARFHAFADAGHNLAWEHPQAAAEQINAFLASTAEETARVSPGATSR
- a CDS encoding serine hydrolase domain-containing protein, translating into MSSHLYDPVDHDALRAAYLKVADPPSGPDPALEGIMEGLPPPADRRVGRHNWLAYPYSTWAFRNVSKLFPTEAIRREGATPAPSRHTPWPLEDLAFDSVCGLRVTLDMHLRASQTCGLLVIRNGAVVFERTYNGLQVGDRHAWFSVSQVLVGLIVEELIYRGALSHDTQVAQLIPDLAGTAYASASVGHLLDMAVGVDYREDYTDPTSHASHYTYASGLIRPADGQVCAQSLHSYLLSLRQNRAHGGFFQYVTANSEVLGWVAEVVTGLAFPRLVQRLWRSLGCEDDGLYITDAWGRGITGAGVCSTLADLGRVGLLLANKGRLDNRQVLPAKLFERILASAEPAYLRDNCDYSRWLPGGAYKSQFYVLDDRALMGSGIHGQYLYADTRTQTVVVKFSAAREAAGLLDIDTVRLLRLIADLQV
- a CDS encoding aldehyde dehydrogenase family protein is translated as MSEISSLTHAISVDPHSGERIGHYAFDTDAALEAALQRAKQGFGRWRQVSLGQRSEYLLALAGALQANHEAFAQMITREIGKPITQARGEVSKCIGLCQWYAEHGPAMLAPEPTQIEKARIEYRPMGPILAVMPWNFPIWQVLRGAVPALLAGNTYVLKHAPNVMGSAYLLLETFKQAGLPEGVFEVINVTPEGVTRAINDPRIAAVTLTGSVRAGMAIGAQAGAALKKCVLELGGSDPFIVLADADLDAAVKAAVIGRYQNTGQVCAAAKRMIVEQGVVEAFTRKFVEATRELKVGNPLHDDTYIGPMARFDLRDELDGQVQATLAEGATLLLGGNKAEGVGNYYEPTVFGDVTPEMTAFKQELFGPIAAIITARDADHAVELANDSEFGLASTIYTADLALAERMTAALDTGGVFINGYCASDPRVAFGGVKKSGFGRELSHFGVREFCNVQTVWLDRN
- the ptrR gene encoding putrescine utilization regulator PtrR produces the protein MDLVQLEIFKAVAEHGSISAAAQQIHRVPSNLTTRIKQLEEDLGVELFIREKSRLRLSPAGWNFLEYTRRILDLVHEARLTVAGEDPQGTFALGSLESTAAVRIPGLLAAYNQRFPKVDLDLSTGPSGTMLEGVLSGRLVAAFVDGPVLHPTLEGMPVFEEEMVIIAPLNHAPVSRARDVNGESIYAFRANCSYRHHFENWFVQDQAVPGKIHEMESYHGMLACVSAGAGLALMPRSMLDSMPGCSTVSVWPLSEDFRYLKTWLVWRRGTVSRSLSMFVKLLEERRTA
- a CDS encoding phytanoyl-CoA dioxygenase family protein; this encodes MNLETQLKSLDECGYVLIPGVLEPLRVALLRCAIDELQPLHWDYQGLLEHYKCVFNRNPLWLSFLDLPPLIDLAEAVLGHDCHVIGQTAWRSHPGYPGMGLHLDYLPLELPDWIRARKDYCQPVQILTAQLYLCDVDESVGPTRIVPGSHFAGRPPQEGEDSWLGQGAREIRCHAGDALVFRSDLWHGGGANHSAGDTRDMLQVHYGRRMVAQKFSPYLTWHFNPDVLEEATPRQRRLLGEHEESVYD